One genomic window of Bradyrhizobium sp. CCGE-LA001 includes the following:
- the metA gene encoding homoserine O-succinyltransferase MetA, with product MTILIDRDQVISSPALVPAAGDLARDHGGAELTIGLINNMPDPALKATERQFMKLLQAAAGARRIRFYCFSLPSVKRSPEARWHVESEYSELSELRRHRFDGLIVTGAEPVAPELDQEPYWRDLTELIDWAKVNTRSTIWSCLAAHAAVLHLDGIQRRRLPAKCHGIFDCEAVMHDPLTRNAPAPLKVSHSRLNEVAESDLVRSGYQVLTRSKQAGVDVFVRQYASRFVFFQGHPEYDALSLQREYLRDIGRYLARERETYPHLPMSYFDAATEERLARFEKQARHQRHPALTNELPALNLRADIAAGSAAAALFRNWLQYLGADADASVPAR from the coding sequence ATGACGATCTTGATCGACAGGGATCAAGTCATATCGAGCCCGGCACTGGTGCCGGCGGCAGGCGATCTCGCGCGCGACCATGGCGGCGCGGAGCTGACCATCGGGCTGATCAACAACATGCCTGATCCGGCGCTGAAGGCGACCGAGCGGCAGTTCATGAAGCTGCTTCAGGCGGCCGCGGGCGCGCGCCGCATCCGCTTCTACTGCTTCTCGCTGCCGTCAGTGAAGCGCTCGCCGGAAGCAAGATGGCACGTCGAGAGTGAGTATTCGGAACTGTCCGAGCTAAGACGCCACAGATTCGATGGGCTGATCGTCACCGGCGCCGAGCCGGTCGCGCCCGAGCTCGATCAGGAGCCGTATTGGCGCGACCTGACCGAACTGATCGACTGGGCCAAGGTCAACACCCGTTCGACGATCTGGTCGTGCCTCGCCGCGCATGCGGCGGTGCTGCATCTCGATGGCATCCAGCGGCGGCGGCTGCCGGCGAAATGCCACGGCATCTTCGATTGCGAAGCCGTGATGCACGATCCCCTGACGCGCAACGCGCCTGCGCCGCTCAAGGTCTCGCATTCGCGCCTGAACGAGGTCGCCGAGAGCGATCTGGTTCGGTCCGGGTACCAGGTGCTGACCCGCTCGAAACAGGCCGGCGTCGATGTCTTCGTCCGCCAATATGCCAGCCGCTTCGTGTTCTTCCAGGGCCACCCGGAATACGACGCATTGTCGCTCCAGCGCGAATATCTGCGCGACATCGGCCGATATCTCGCGCGCGAGCGCGAGACTTATCCGCACCTGCCCATGAGTTATTTTGACGCAGCGACGGAAGAGAGGCTCGCCCGCTTCGAGAAGCAGGCAAGGCACCAGCGTCATCCGGCGCTCACCAATGAACTGCCCGCGTTGAATTTGCGCGCAGATATCGCTGCCGGCAGCGCCGCGGCGGCCTTATTTCGCAATTGGCTGCAATATCTCGGTGCGGATGCCGACGCATCGGTCCCTGCGCGCTAG
- a CDS encoding amidase family protein, which yields MAKKTAKKTKKTASKKRAKTSSKKAAPKAVIAKKAKTAAQQRTAAARRPKGLAWQWSAVETAAAIRSGAISAVETVEAHLERMRTVNPKLNAVVVDLSEEALKAAHAADRQRAKGGELGLLHGVPITIKENVDYEGRPNFNGVPDNKDLIAPSDSPVVRNLKKAGAIVIGLTNTPEFSFRGFTDNPLHGLTLNPWDPDITCGGSSGGAGSAVAAGIGTIAHGNDIGGSLRWPAHCNGVATIKPTQGRIPAFNASATAERPMLAHLMSAQGPLARHVADVRLALEVMSQRDPRDPWWVPAPLTGARPKGPIKVALAKIPDDMDVDPSVTAALRQASDHLERSGYRVSEVEVPDINGVWQTWCDIITNETVVMQEANMLKVTSEDFHKAWGGMKGKANVLDLKGWMQAAAARNGHIRAWQLFFEEYPVVLAPTTVKPTPGPREDTISPERVREIFWGEIRFISAINVLGLPGAVVPVTLHDGKPIGVQLIAGRYREDLALDAAAAIEKRAGVLAHRLWQTLA from the coding sequence GTGGCGAAGAAGACGGCTAAGAAGACCAAGAAGACTGCTTCGAAGAAACGGGCAAAGACCTCCAGCAAGAAGGCCGCACCAAAGGCCGTCATTGCCAAGAAGGCAAAGACGGCCGCGCAGCAGAGGACGGCCGCAGCGCGCCGGCCCAAGGGGCTGGCCTGGCAATGGTCGGCGGTGGAGACCGCGGCCGCGATCCGCTCCGGCGCCATCTCCGCCGTCGAGACGGTGGAGGCGCATCTCGAACGGATGCGCACCGTCAATCCGAAGCTCAACGCTGTCGTCGTCGACCTTTCGGAGGAAGCGCTGAAGGCCGCGCATGCGGCCGACAGGCAGCGCGCGAAGGGCGGCGAGCTCGGCCTCCTGCACGGCGTGCCCATCACCATCAAGGAAAATGTCGATTACGAGGGACGGCCGAATTTCAACGGCGTTCCCGACAACAAGGACCTGATTGCACCGTCGGATTCCCCTGTCGTGCGCAATCTGAAGAAGGCCGGCGCGATCGTCATTGGCCTCACCAACACGCCGGAGTTCTCCTTCCGCGGCTTCACCGACAATCCGCTGCATGGGTTGACGCTGAACCCCTGGGATCCTGATATCACTTGCGGCGGCTCCTCGGGCGGTGCGGGCTCGGCGGTGGCGGCGGGCATCGGCACCATCGCCCATGGCAACGACATCGGCGGCTCGCTGCGCTGGCCGGCGCATTGCAACGGCGTTGCCACCATCAAACCGACGCAGGGCCGCATCCCCGCCTTCAACGCCAGCGCCACGGCGGAGCGGCCGATGCTGGCGCATCTGATGTCGGCGCAGGGGCCGCTTGCCCGCCACGTCGCCGACGTCCGTCTTGCGTTGGAGGTGATGAGCCAGCGCGATCCGCGTGACCCCTGGTGGGTGCCGGCGCCGCTGACCGGCGCGAGGCCGAAGGGACCGATCAAGGTGGCGCTGGCCAAGATCCCCGACGACATGGACGTCGATCCCTCCGTCACCGCGGCGCTGCGCCAGGCCTCGGATCATCTGGAGCGGTCCGGCTATCGCGTCAGCGAGGTCGAGGTGCCTGATATCAATGGTGTCTGGCAGACCTGGTGCGACATCATCACCAATGAGACCGTGGTGATGCAGGAGGCGAATATGCTGAAGGTCACCTCCGAGGATTTTCACAAGGCCTGGGGCGGCATGAAAGGCAAGGCCAATGTGCTCGATCTCAAGGGCTGGATGCAGGCGGCTGCCGCGCGCAACGGCCATATCCGCGCCTGGCAATTGTTTTTCGAGGAATATCCGGTGGTGCTGGCGCCGACCACGGTGAAGCCGACGCCGGGCCCGCGCGAAGATACGATCAGTCCCGAGCGCGTGCGCGAGATCTTCTGGGGCGAGATCCGCTTCATCTCCGCCATCAACGTGCTGGGCCTGCCCGGCGCGGTGGTGCCGGTTACCCTGCATGACGGCAAGCCGATCGGCGTGCAGCTCATTGCCGGCCGCTATCGCGAGGACCTCGCGCTCGATGCCGCCGCCGCGATCGAGAAGCGCGCCGGCGTGCTTGCGCACCGTCTCTGGCAGACACTGGCCTAA
- a CDS encoding Lrp/AsnC family transcriptional regulator produces the protein MPARLDRIDLKILRLLQNNGRLSNAELAVSVAISPATCHRRTQRLFEDGFIPAVRAMVAPKKVAKGTLVMVGVVLDRSTPESFATFEQAIAKLKFVLDCHLVAGDFDYFLKIRVGDMEDFNRIHGEQLIALPGVRQTRTFFVMKEVVDNAPLEF, from the coding sequence ATGCCCGCTCGGCTCGATCGCATCGACCTCAAGATATTGAGATTGCTTCAAAATAACGGTCGGCTCAGTAACGCGGAGCTCGCCGTATCGGTCGCGATCAGCCCCGCCACCTGCCATCGCCGCACCCAGCGCCTGTTCGAGGATGGCTTTATCCCCGCTGTGCGCGCCATGGTCGCCCCGAAGAAGGTGGCAAAAGGCACGCTGGTCATGGTCGGCGTCGTGCTCGACCGCTCGACGCCGGAGAGCTTCGCCACCTTCGAGCAGGCCATCGCCAAGCTGAAATTCGTGCTCGACTGCCATCTCGTCGCCGGCGATTTCGACTATTTCCTGAAAATCCGCGTTGGCGACATGGAGGATTTCAACCGCATCCACGGCGAGCAGCTGATCGCGCTGCCCGGCGTGCGCCAGACCCGCACCTTCTTCGTGATGAAGGAAGTCGTCGACAACGCGCCGCTGGAATTCTGA
- a CDS encoding MFS transporter, protein MPPAVLALTAGAFGIGTTEFIIMGFLLQVAADMHVSVPVAGLLISGYALGVFVGAPVLTLATRRMPRKTVLLALMAIFTLGNAACALAPNYELLMAARVLTSLAHGTFFGVGSVVATSLVAEDKRASAIATMFIGLTVATLLGVPFGAWFGLMLGWRAAFWAVTVIGVIAFAVVAALVPGHVGNGDKPVSLAEEVAVLGRPQVLLGLAMTVFGFAGLFVVFTYIQPILTRFTGFSEGAVSPILLVFGVGLAIGNVAGGKLADRGLGGALIGTLAALAIVLLGLATVLSVKIAAIVLILLLGIAAFATVAPLQLRVLEAAGPSGRTLASSLNIAAFNLGNALGAWAGGVTIERGLGLSALPVVAAGITAVGLVLALWSLRLDRAQAAVAACPAE, encoded by the coding sequence ATGCCTCCCGCCGTTCTCGCGCTCACCGCCGGTGCCTTCGGCATCGGCACCACCGAATTCATCATCATGGGCTTCTTGCTCCAGGTCGCGGCCGACATGCACGTCTCGGTGCCGGTCGCGGGCCTGCTGATCTCCGGCTACGCGCTCGGCGTGTTCGTCGGCGCGCCCGTGCTGACGCTGGCCACGCGGCGGATGCCGCGGAAAACCGTGCTGCTGGCGCTGATGGCGATCTTCACATTGGGCAATGCCGCTTGCGCGCTGGCGCCAAATTATGAATTGCTGATGGCCGCGCGCGTGCTGACCTCGCTCGCCCACGGCACCTTCTTCGGCGTCGGCTCGGTGGTGGCCACCAGCCTCGTTGCCGAGGACAAGCGCGCCTCCGCGATTGCCACCATGTTCATCGGCCTCACGGTCGCAACGCTTCTGGGCGTGCCCTTCGGCGCCTGGTTCGGCCTGATGCTCGGCTGGCGCGCGGCGTTCTGGGCCGTGACCGTGATCGGCGTGATCGCCTTTGCCGTGGTCGCAGCCCTCGTGCCCGGTCATGTCGGCAACGGCGACAAGCCGGTATCGCTCGCCGAGGAAGTTGCGGTGCTCGGCCGCCCGCAGGTGCTGCTCGGCCTTGCCATGACCGTGTTCGGCTTTGCGGGCCTGTTCGTCGTCTTCACCTATATCCAGCCGATCCTGACGCGCTTCACCGGCTTTTCGGAAGGCGCGGTCTCGCCGATCCTGCTGGTGTTCGGCGTCGGGCTCGCCATCGGCAACGTCGCCGGCGGCAAGCTTGCCGACCGCGGCCTTGGCGGCGCGCTGATCGGAACGCTCGCCGCGCTCGCCATCGTGCTGCTTGGGCTTGCCACCGTGCTGTCGGTCAAGATCGCGGCGATCGTGCTGATCCTGCTGCTGGGCATCGCGGCTTTTGCGACCGTCGCCCCGCTGCAGCTGCGCGTGTTGGAGGCGGCCGGCCCCAGTGGCCGCACGCTGGCGTCCAGCCTCAACATCGCCGCGTTCAATCTCGGCAATGCGCTCGGCGCCTGGGCCGGCGGCGTCACCATCGAGCGCGGGCTCGGCCTATCGGCGCTGCCCGTGGTCGCAGCCGGCATCACCGCCGTCGGGCTCGTGCTGGCGCTGTGGAGCCTGCGGCTCGACCGCGCGCAGGCGGCCGTTGCCGCCTGTCCTGCCGAATAG
- a CDS encoding O-acetylhomoserine aminocarboxypropyltransferase/cysteine synthase family protein, translating into MRNETIAIHAGYEPEATTHAVAVPIYQTAAYAFDSADHGAALFNLEAEGFRYSRIANPTSAVLEKRIAQLEGGVGALAVSTGQAALHFAFVNVADHGGNIVSVPQLYGTTHTLLSHILPRQGITGRFAESDKPEAIERLIDENTRAVFAETIGNPAGNVCDIEALAKIAHAHGVPLIVDNTVATPILLKPFDYGADIAVHSLTKFLGGHGTTLGGAIVDSGNFPWARHADRFPAYNKPDASYHGLVYAERFGRTAYIERARSVYQRTMGSVLSPFNAFLLLQGIETVALRMERHVENARKVAEFLRDDPRVAWVNYSGFPDSPYYRLVQKYLDGNASSLFTFGIKGGMESGKAFYDALKLITRLVNIGDAKSLACHPASTTHRQMSAEQQRTAGVLPETIRLSIGIEHASDIIEDIDQALEKACPSSRLEAAE; encoded by the coding sequence ATGCGCAACGAGACGATCGCTATTCACGCCGGCTACGAACCCGAAGCAACAACGCACGCCGTTGCCGTGCCGATCTATCAGACCGCAGCCTACGCCTTCGACAGCGCCGATCATGGTGCGGCGCTCTTCAATCTGGAGGCCGAGGGCTTTCGTTACAGCCGCATCGCCAACCCGACCAGCGCGGTGCTCGAGAAGCGCATCGCCCAGCTCGAAGGCGGTGTCGGCGCGCTCGCGGTCTCGACCGGCCAGGCGGCGCTGCATTTCGCCTTCGTCAACGTCGCCGACCACGGCGGCAACATCGTGTCGGTGCCGCAGCTCTACGGCACCACGCACACGCTGCTCTCCCACATCCTGCCGCGGCAGGGCATCACCGGCCGCTTCGCCGAAAGCGACAAGCCGGAAGCGATCGAAAGACTGATCGACGAGAACACCCGCGCCGTGTTCGCCGAGACCATCGGCAATCCCGCCGGCAATGTCTGCGACATCGAGGCGCTGGCGAAAATCGCGCATGCGCATGGCGTCCCGTTGATCGTCGACAACACCGTCGCCACGCCGATCCTGCTCAAGCCGTTCGACTACGGCGCCGACATTGCCGTGCATTCGCTGACCAAGTTCCTGGGCGGCCACGGCACCACGCTCGGCGGCGCCATCGTCGATTCCGGAAATTTCCCCTGGGCCAGGCATGCCGACCGCTTCCCGGCCTACAACAAGCCCGACGCCTCCTATCACGGCCTCGTCTATGCCGAGCGCTTCGGCCGCACCGCCTATATCGAGCGCGCGCGCAGCGTCTATCAGCGCACCATGGGTTCGGTGCTGTCGCCATTCAACGCCTTCCTGCTGCTGCAGGGCATCGAGACCGTGGCGCTGCGCATGGAGCGCCATGTCGAGAACGCCCGCAAGGTCGCCGAATTTTTGCGCGATGATCCGCGCGTCGCCTGGGTCAACTACAGCGGCTTCCCCGATAGCCCCTATTATCGGCTGGTGCAGAAATATCTCGATGGCAACGCCTCCTCGCTGTTCACCTTCGGCATCAAGGGCGGCATGGAATCCGGCAAGGCCTTCTACGACGCGCTGAAGCTGATCACGCGTCTCGTCAATATCGGCGATGCCAAGTCGCTCGCCTGCCATCCGGCCTCGACCACGCACCGGCAGATGTCGGCAGAGCAGCAGCGCACGGCCGGCGTTCTGCCGGAGACGATCCGTCTGTCGATCGGCATCGAGCATGCCTCTGACATCATCGAGGACATCGACCAGGCACTGGAAAAGGCCTGTCCGTCGTCGCGTCTCGAGGCCGCGGAGTAG
- a CDS encoding carboxymuconolactone decarboxylase family protein — MRLPILDPKELTDEQKPLYDDMRAGMQDHFKGFVNMRDDGALLGPWNPWLREPRFGKPVWELVKAIASNPLLPAPVREVAILVTGSHFRSGYELYAHVLVAEQRGLSDEKLATIVAGQRPVDLTKQEAVAYDMASALVSGGVLPELTYRAAVKEFGEHGAAELSYLVGVYCMVSVTLNTFDVPVPD, encoded by the coding sequence GTGCGCCTTCCCATTCTCGATCCGAAAGAGCTCACCGACGAACAGAAGCCGCTCTATGACGACATGCGAGCCGGCATGCAGGACCATTTCAAGGGTTTTGTGAACATGCGCGATGACGGCGCGCTGCTCGGGCCCTGGAATCCCTGGCTGCGCGAGCCGCGCTTCGGCAAGCCGGTGTGGGAGCTGGTCAAGGCCATCGCATCGAACCCGCTGCTGCCGGCGCCGGTGCGCGAGGTCGCGATCCTGGTCACCGGCTCGCATTTTCGTTCCGGCTACGAGCTCTATGCCCATGTGCTGGTGGCAGAGCAGCGCGGTCTCTCCGACGAGAAGCTCGCGACCATCGTCGCCGGCCAGCGGCCGGTGGATCTCACCAAACAGGAAGCCGTCGCTTACGACATGGCCTCCGCTCTCGTGAGCGGCGGCGTGCTGCCGGAGCTGACTTATCGGGCAGCCGTGAAGGAGTTCGGCGAGCATGGCGCGGCCGAGCTGTCCTATCTCGTCGGCGTCTACTGCATGGTCTCGGTCACGCTCAATACGTTCGACGTGCCGGTGCCAGACTAA
- a CDS encoding polysaccharide deacetylase family protein — protein MLSALQGRMSNRLARHFRAAPHRMPARAPMVSFTFDDAPDSAAGEGAELLEKHGGRGTFYLSGSLIDRPSDHWHGLSNDAIVRLHRSGHEIACHTFSHHCAVDLDEAAMAREIARNQNYFRSIDSSITLENFAYPYGLASVWRKPQLARAYRSARGILPGVNRDVIDLQFLRASPLIDCEIDAAGIDRYLDDAVESGGWLIFYGHDVADKPSPYGCTPHLMRHALQAAEQRGMPIVTVADALRRIGA, from the coding sequence GTGTTGTCGGCACTCCAGGGACGCATGAGCAATCGGCTGGCCCGGCACTTCCGTGCCGCGCCGCACCGCATGCCCGCGCGCGCGCCGATGGTGAGCTTCACCTTCGACGATGCGCCCGACAGCGCCGCGGGCGAGGGCGCCGAGCTGCTAGAGAAGCATGGCGGCCGCGGTACCTTCTATCTCTCCGGCAGCCTGATCGATCGACCGTCGGACCATTGGCACGGCCTGTCGAATGACGCGATCGTGCGGCTTCACCGGTCCGGTCACGAAATCGCCTGCCACACGTTCTCGCACCACTGCGCAGTCGATCTCGACGAGGCCGCGATGGCCCGTGAGATCGCGCGGAACCAAAACTATTTCCGCAGCATCGATTCGTCGATCACGCTGGAGAATTTCGCTTACCCGTATGGCCTCGCCTCGGTGTGGCGTAAGCCGCAGCTCGCAAGAGCCTATCGCTCGGCGCGCGGTATCCTGCCCGGCGTCAATCGCGACGTCATCGATCTCCAGTTCCTGCGCGCCTCGCCGCTGATCGATTGCGAGATCGATGCGGCCGGCATCGATCGCTATTTGGACGATGCGGTCGAGAGCGGCGGATGGCTGATCTTCTACGGCCACGACGTCGCCGACAAGCCTAGCCCCTATGGCTGCACGCCGCATTTGATGCGCCATGCGCTGCAGGCGGCCGAGCAGCGCGGCATGCCGATCGTCACGGTCGCAGACGCGCTGCGAAGGATCGGGGCGTAG
- the recQ gene encoding DNA helicase RecQ: MSSPSTAPLPAPANGRDALSVLHSVFGLPGFRGAQGEIVRHVTDGGNCLVLMPTGGGKSLCYQLPSLLREGCGIVVSPLIALMRDQVAGLLEAGVNAAALNSSLSPQEASEVERRLIAGDLDLLYVAPERLVTPRCLSMLAQARVALFAIDEAHCVSQWGHDFRPEYVGLSIIAERFPEVPRIALTATADELTRKEIVERLQLTGAPQFVSSFDRPNIRYEIVDKRNAVSQLKEFIRERHMGDAGVVYCLSRNRVEEVAAALQDAGIAALPYHAGLDGSVRSRNQDRFLNEDGIVIVATIAFGMGIDKPDVRFVAHLDLPKSIEAYYQETGRAGRDGKPSAAWMAYGLSDIVQQRRMIDESTASEDFKRVSIGKLDALVGLAETAHCRRRRLLAYFGEIVMGESCGNCDNCLTPPKMRDGKVLAQKLLSCVYRTGQRFGAMHLIDVLVGRLTEKVTQFGHDKLSVFGIGRELNEKQWRTVLRQLVAMGHLQSDSEAYGALKLTDSSRGVLRGETEVWLREEAPGTRVRSSRAKSRRGDLAPAASATPQGDVDPELRARLRSWRSDIARERGVPAYVVLHDATIDGIVRAWPTTLDELRNVPGIGDKKLEHYGEELLQIVRTR; this comes from the coding sequence ATGTCCTCTCCCTCCACCGCTCCACTGCCAGCGCCGGCCAATGGCCGCGATGCGCTGTCGGTGCTGCATTCGGTGTTCGGCCTGCCCGGGTTCCGCGGCGCGCAGGGTGAGATCGTCAGGCACGTGACGGATGGCGGCAATTGCCTGGTGCTGATGCCGACCGGCGGCGGCAAGTCGCTGTGCTATCAGCTGCCCTCATTGCTGCGCGAAGGCTGCGGCATCGTGGTCTCGCCCTTGATCGCGCTGATGCGCGACCAGGTCGCGGGCCTGCTCGAAGCCGGCGTCAACGCCGCTGCGCTGAACTCGTCGCTGTCTCCGCAGGAAGCCTCAGAGGTGGAGCGCCGCCTGATCGCGGGCGATCTCGATTTGCTCTACGTCGCGCCCGAACGGCTGGTGACGCCTCGCTGCCTGTCAATGCTGGCGCAGGCGAGAGTGGCGCTGTTCGCGATCGACGAGGCGCATTGCGTCTCGCAATGGGGCCATGATTTCCGGCCCGAATATGTCGGCCTCTCCATCATTGCCGAGCGCTTTCCCGAAGTGCCGCGCATCGCGCTGACCGCGACCGCCGACGAGCTGACGCGCAAGGAGATCGTCGAGCGGCTGCAGCTGACCGGCGCGCCGCAATTCGTCTCCAGCTTCGACCGGCCCAACATCCGCTACGAGATCGTCGACAAGCGCAATGCGGTGTCGCAGCTGAAGGAGTTCATCCGCGAGCGCCACATGGGCGATGCCGGCGTGGTCTATTGCCTCTCGCGCAATCGCGTCGAAGAGGTCGCCGCTGCGCTTCAGGACGCCGGCATCGCGGCGCTGCCCTATCACGCCGGCCTCGACGGCAGCGTGCGCTCGCGCAACCAGGACCGCTTCCTCAACGAGGACGGCATCGTCATCGTCGCGACCATCGCCTTCGGCATGGGCATCGACAAGCCGGACGTGCGCTTCGTCGCCCATCTCGATCTGCCCAAGAGCATCGAGGCCTATTACCAGGAGACGGGACGCGCCGGCCGCGACGGCAAGCCGTCTGCGGCGTGGATGGCCTATGGTCTTTCCGACATCGTGCAGCAGCGCCGCATGATCGACGAATCGACGGCCTCCGAAGATTTCAAGCGGGTCTCGATCGGCAAGCTCGATGCGCTGGTCGGCCTCGCCGAGACGGCGCACTGCCGGCGCCGGCGGCTGCTCGCCTATTTCGGCGAGATCGTGATGGGCGAGAGCTGCGGCAATTGCGACAATTGCCTGACGCCGCCCAAGATGCGCGACGGCAAGGTGCTGGCGCAGAAGCTGCTCTCCTGCGTCTACCGCACCGGGCAACGATTCGGCGCGATGCATCTGATCGACGTGCTGGTCGGGCGCTTGACTGAGAAGGTGACGCAGTTCGGCCACGACAAGCTGTCGGTGTTCGGCATCGGCCGCGAGCTCAACGAAAAGCAGTGGCGCACCGTGCTGCGGCAGCTCGTGGCGATGGGCCATCTGCAGAGCGACAGCGAAGCCTATGGTGCGCTGAAGCTGACGGATTCCTCGCGCGGCGTGCTGCGCGGCGAAACCGAGGTGTGGCTGCGTGAGGAGGCGCCCGGCACCCGCGTCCGCTCGAGCCGGGCCAAATCGCGCCGCGGCGACCTCGCTCCGGCGGCGAGCGCGACGCCGCAAGGCGATGTCGATCCTGAGCTGCGCGCGCGGCTGCGGTCCTGGCGTTCAGACATCGCCCGCGAACGCGGCGTGCCCGCCTATGTCGTGCTGCACGATGCCACCATCGACGGCATCGTCCGGGCCTGGCCGACGACCCTCGACGAACTCCGCAACGTCCCCGGCATCGGCGACAAGAAGCTGGAGCATTACGGCGAGGAGCTGCTGCAGATCGTCAGGACGCGGTAG
- a CDS encoding 1-aminocyclopropane-1-carboxylate deaminase, whose product MKLDKFPRYPLTFGPTPIEKLERLSKHLGGQVEVYAKREDCNSGLAYGGNKLRKLEYIIPDAIASNADTLVSIGGVQSNHTRMIAAVAAKLGMKCRLVQEAWVPHEDAVYDRVGNIMLSRIMGADVRLVDDGFDIGIRKSWEQAIEEVKAAGGKPYAIPAGASVHKFGGLGYVGFAEEVRKQEAELGFKFDYIVVCTVTGSTHAGMLVGFAADGRARKVIGIDASFTPDQTKAQVLEIAQNTAKLVELGKDLVADDVVLIEDYAYPAYGVPSEETKEAIRLTARLEGMITDPVYEGKSMQGLMDLAKKGYFEKGAKILYAHLGGAPALNGYAYAFRNG is encoded by the coding sequence ATGAAGCTGGACAAATTTCCGCGCTATCCGCTCACCTTCGGCCCGACGCCGATCGAGAAGCTGGAGCGGTTGTCAAAACATCTCGGCGGCCAAGTCGAGGTCTATGCCAAGCGCGAGGACTGCAATTCCGGCCTTGCCTATGGCGGCAACAAGCTGCGCAAGCTCGAATACATCATTCCCGATGCGATCGCCTCCAACGCCGACACGCTGGTGTCGATCGGCGGCGTGCAGTCCAACCACACCCGCATGATCGCCGCGGTCGCCGCCAAGCTCGGCATGAAATGCCGCCTGGTGCAGGAAGCCTGGGTGCCGCACGAGGACGCCGTCTATGACCGCGTCGGCAACATCATGCTCTCGCGCATCATGGGCGCCGACGTGCGCCTGGTCGACGACGGCTTCGACATCGGCATCCGCAAGAGCTGGGAGCAGGCGATCGAGGAGGTGAAGGCCGCCGGCGGCAAACCTTACGCGATTCCAGCCGGCGCCTCCGTGCACAAATTCGGCGGCCTCGGCTATGTCGGCTTCGCCGAGGAGGTGCGCAAGCAGGAAGCGGAGCTCGGCTTCAAGTTCGACTACATCGTGGTCTGCACCGTCACGGGCTCGACCCATGCCGGCATGCTGGTCGGCTTCGCCGCCGACGGCCGCGCGCGAAAAGTGATCGGCATCGATGCCTCCTTCACGCCTGATCAGACCAAGGCACAGGTGCTCGAGATCGCGCAGAATACCGCTAAGCTCGTCGAGCTCGGCAAGGATCTCGTTGCCGACGACGTCGTGCTGATCGAGGACTACGCCTATCCCGCCTATGGCGTGCCCTCGGAAGAGACCAAGGAGGCGATCCGCCTCACCGCGCGCCTCGAAGGCATGATCACCGACCCCGTCTACGAGGGCAAGTCCATGCAGGGCCTGATGGACCTTGCGAAGAAGGGCTATTTCGAGAAGGGCGCGAAGATCCTCTACGCCCATCTCGGCGGCGCACCCGCGCTGAACGGGTATGCGTACGCGTTCAGAAACGGGTGA